A region of Salmo salar chromosome ssa17, Ssal_v3.1, whole genome shotgun sequence DNA encodes the following proteins:
- the LOC106609654 gene encoding protein mono-ADP-ribosyltransferase PARP11: MFAIRAPEEESSEMVEEMDTSEAVWCWYYLAECGVWHMFEIDPSAACSVTSEQIEQNYSRNQHGVMEFYTAKYTYRLDFSVMKQINVTTGKQRPIKRAFHSATGFRFICDNLALPVPCHWERINTDEPYQLVSLARDTYEFKEVVRLYERTMCHPIKSIQRIQNLDLWEFFCRKKQQLRKIKRVVDIEEKMLFHGTGHSNVQAICTYNFDWRLTGSHGDVYGRGSYFARDAKYSSKFCLTTGKHNFALQKHGLAPPIFSSEPPYKTMFLARVLVGEATLGNPLFCRPPSKDMSYSNFFDSCVDDLANPKIYVIFDCNQIYPEYLIEFY; this comes from the exons ATGTTTGCCATAAGGGCCCCTGAGGAGGAGTCCTCAGAGATGGTGGAGGAGATGGACACGTCAGAGGCTGTCTGGTGCTGGTATTACCTAGCTGAATGTGGAGTGTGGCACATGTTTGAG ATTGATCCAAGTGCTGCATGCTCTGTGACCAGTGAGCAGATAGAACAGAATTACAGCAGGAATCAACACGGTGTCATGGAGTTTTACACTGCCAAGTACACCTACAGACTGGACTTCTCAG TCATGAAGCAGATCAATGTCACGACCGGGAAACAACGGCCAATCAAACGGGCGTTCCACTCTGCCACTGGCTTTAG GTTCATTTGTGATAATCTGGCCCTGCCGGTGCCCTGCCACTGGGAGAGAATAAATACAGACGAGCCTTATCAG CTCGTCTCATTGGCCAGAGACACTTACGAATTCAAGGAAGTGGTCAGACTCTATGAAAGGACCATGTGTCACCCTATCAAATCTATTCAGAGGATACAGAACCTGGATCTGTGGGAGTTCTTTTGCAG GAAAAAACAACAATTGCGCAAGATAAAGCGAGTTGTGGACATTGAGGAGAAAATGTTATTTCATGGCACAGGCCACAGCAACGTGCAGGCTATATGCACATATAACTTTGACTGGCGGCTAACTGGGAGCCACGGGGACGTCTATGGCAGAG GGAGTTATTTCGCCCGAGACGCCAAGTATTCTAGCAAATTCTGCCTTACGACGGGGAAACATAACTTTGCCTTGCAGAAGCACGGACTAGCCCCGCCGATATTTTCAAGCGAGCCTCCATATAAGACCATGTTCCTGGCCAGAGTGCTGGTCGGCGAGGCCACGTTAGGCAATCCGCTGTTCTGCCGACCGCCATCCAAGGACATGAGCTACAGCAACTTCTTTGACAGCTGTGTGGACGACCTCGCCAACCCAAAGATCTACGTCATCTTCGACTGCAACCAGATTTACCCAGAGTATCTCATTGAGTTCTACTGA